The genomic DNA TGCCGTCTTCACCACCACTATCTGAACAGTCAACTTGCATTGAGCACTCAGTTGGTCATACCCAATGAGAGATGCTTGACAGTTTTACCCTTAaatcccaagagtgaccaacatcaatttctCCTTACAATATCAATACATCTTTAGTAAcagaggttatgagaatttataaaatgatcaccagggtaaaaatgctttgatcttttaccatattctcttaactaattctttaCGGAAATGTATGGATCAGTCTGGAGATTATTTGTATGTAGATAATAAGGCTTAAAGGGTAAACAGAGGGTTAACTTATTTTCTCATGACACTTACATTGACAAAGAAATTCCTGATAGAGATCCAGCCACTACTGCTCCAAATCCCAACCAACCAGCAGTCTTTTGGGAAATctgaaactgtgaaaggttCAAATCCAAAATGGAACACCAGCCACCGTATACTCCTGTTCCAATGCCataaataaatacaagaagCCAAAACTGAGCATTTTTTAGCAAACTCTTTGCACCAACTTTGAATTCCAAGCGTCCTATGGCAGCTGTGACACTTGGTGGTAGCTTAGGCTTCTTAGGAAAGTGGATGATTACACAAATCATTGTCGCAGTAGTAATAGCAAGTTCAATATACATTAGATTCATGATTTTACTCTTCAAGTAGTCTCTCTCAGTTTGGTTGAAATACTTTCTCAGTTCTATGAAAGAGATTTCTCCTTCTTTAGTTGCACTGCTCAGTTCAGTGTTATTAACATAACTTAACACATCAGGTACCAAAAAAGGTCCAATCAAAAATGACAGTGCAGTTCCACTGTAACAAGCCAGAGATGAGATTGCAGTGGCAGTTGTACGCTGCTCAGGAGGAAACCATGCTGCAGACACCATCGGCGCTGCTGCCATGGCAATTGGACCTCCAATTCCTGTAATAAACTGCCCACAATGGATGAACCAGGTTTGAAGGGTAAGGTCATGCAGTGGTATACAGCGAAGACCAGCTCCAACAAACTCACAGAAAACAGCAACCAAGACAGCTATTCGTAAGCCTATTaagaaacaaatgaaaagaacataaacatttcttttaccttgataacaataataacattactaataataataataaatttacttttttatttaacattaCAACAGACATTCTTGACATTGCTGATTGCCCTACACATGCAACATACAGTACAGTATAGCTTGTGTACAATTATAGTGAGCAGAATACAACATGGTGGAAGAAGTTCTTCAGCTAATGGTACAATGCTTGTAACATTGTCTGTAAATCTAGTGTAACTCTTAAAAGTAGTGCAGTCATTTTAATGAAATCAATGTACTGATCTCCTCCCTCCTTCATAAAACTGCATTGTATGTAGTTTGGCTGGAGGACTGGCTGGGAAtgtgtacttttatttgtacaGGGTTGTCTTCTGTTTGCTGtcatttttcaaacattattgGAGGTCACTATGGGTCTTTCCCACCTCACTGGCTACAACACCTGACTTATACCCACAAGGTCCAAGTTCAACCCCAGTCAGTGACTCACACTTTTCTTTACTTCATGCCTGCCACATGATAAGAGCTTCATCCTCCTAAAAATAGGATGTTCAGCTAGTGCATGCCTTATATAACCAATAACTTGATCGAATAAGCACATGACAGTCTGAGGGGTATCAGATTCAAGATTTAACACAATATCACAAAGATTAATCCACAGAGATCTTGTTACACTTGATGAGAAAGTAAGTAAAATCAATGACATGCTATGTAATGTACCAGACATGTGACAGTGAATAAAATTGTACGCAAGTTTGGTATAGTACAAGTACTTGTTCCAAAAAATGGCTGCTGAATGCAAAAGTGCCTCTTTTATGTAAAATTGACCCACCCGGTCATTAATTAATGGGTCaaagcaaatgaaaagaaatatttttcatatCACAGACGGTGACCAGGTATCCTACCGCATGAAAACCTTGCCACGTGACGGGCATCGATAGCCGCCGCCAAAATTTTAAGAAACCATGAATGAAAACCGTCATGTGATTATTTACCTTTCATGTCCATAAGCCAACACATGGGTACAACGGCAACCACGAATGATATGGGTCCCCAGTCTGCAAGAAGGGTAATAGTCGTAGAGTCCCAGCCGTAGACTACTTGGGCAGCACCTTGTATGGGTCCCCATGTATTCCAAATCAAATTGTTCAATGAAGCAACGATCGAAAAAACGATCAAGATGTACCAACGTCGTTTGTAGACTTTGCATTTGTTATGATGCACCGAGCCGAGTGACTGATAAGGTCGATCTTCAGAACGAAGTAATCTAGCTCTCTCCTCGAAGGATTGACCATCTCTCCTCATTTTGCAATCCTTGGTAAAGTTTCAAAAAATCGTAGGCGGTTGGACTATTCCTCTGTTGAACACTtgttagcctgtgaacaggcctttggcgCATTAGATGTCTGTAAGGCTTCTTTCACTCAAAAGTACAGTCGTTTGTTGTTGAAGTTGGCCATGAGCTGTGGTTTTGTTATGATATTTATAATTTGGACACCTGAATGTTGAAACCAACAATGAATCAACGCAATTAGAGCGGAATATATAATTTGACGTTCTCTTGTACGTGCGCCGGGAAACCATCGAACAAAAAACCGGTTTCCTAATCGGTCATGTGATTGGCGCGCCAGGATTAAAGAACTAGGGTGGGTGGGGCGGGGTGTTTGGGCCTTAGACTAAAGAATATTAAATCCCATATCTTCTTTCTCTTCCACCTGATACTTTTGTATCTACAGTggaatcccaatttttcgaACCACCTTGGTAAAGCAAATTGGTTCCCCTTCGAACGCTTGCAACGTAAGACATTATGGCTAAAACGCTCCCCAATCCCCTGAATCCCAGAAAGACCAGAGCAGTGCAGTACCACCCTCCCGAGAGGGGGGCGGGGATACTGGTATATAAATCAGACAattagggtatcattttccaggaaactgatcaatataattggttgaagatttagtctagactagggaactGGGAATTGCCACTCAGAGATATAAAAGAAAGTCAACTCGGTTTTGTTTTAACTGGACTGTACTAGTGACCACAgtagtttctgaaaaacagctactctaggataggggggggGGAGTTGGGGGAATTTAGTCTAGTAtggggtagcaaaattcagctgaactgtAGCTCTAggcccagcggcacatccccaccgcAAAATTACTACAATAAACCCCCTCTCGGGGGTACCACACAGTCAACACCATTAAAGTCAAGATGAAACCAGACAAAAAAGGAAGAGGTTAATCCGCGACATATTAAGAAATTAAAGGTTAAATTTAAAAGATGGTTAAGTCGTGTCCCGTGAGGGCACCTTACACGTGTTGCGAAAATTAAGCTAACAGatagggatgaaaaacgagctcccctaaaaacgctaGCGTGGGAGGCTAAGATAGCCCCGGCCGAGCCCTCATTCCCGGGAGATACCCTCATGAGTTCTTAAGACAGAGCTGGTATGAGGTCCTTTCTCGAAATACCTAGGAGGATTAACAAGCTACCTCGTTGCAGTTCGCCGCGAACAATTAGAAATTAGGAAAGAAAAAGCCCCTGGAACCCAGTGTAGGTATCAAagtattctgcaaaaaataaattgtcCTTTTTTCTAACTTTATAACAAAACCGTCCGAATCAATCTTGTAAAGTTTAAATCAGTCGAGTTTGCAAACGTGAAGCGGTAAAGCACGCGTCGGAGTTGCAAAATGTTCGATTGCCATGAAAAGTTACACAACGATTTAGAAGTACATGTAGAGCTTAAAAAAGGAGTCATCGAGCAGAAATGCTACAACAAAAAAGgattacaaaaaataaataatcttcGAGGGGTTGTGATTGTTTGCATGcttttatgcacctatcaatgtaaaccccgtggggggggagtgcgggcaaggggtggggatttgacaaattttaaaattttttgatcaaattccccagggtgggaatcgaaaggtcaatcaaaagtgtcaaaaaagcccccaccccgggggaaaaatctaaacaaacaatactataatactatataaaacgaatgaaagaacatttcaaaagtacgttcttactacttttatttaaggttaacgtaagctccgttaaattactcgctgtaattaagtattttctctctccaatagcatctcttattttgaacaacataatcactccaggaagattgaccgtgctattatattaatgaaacgtgaaatgctttataacatcggctcaacatgtcggaataggtcggatcagtgacctgcaacaaatcctctgactttcatggtagaattcgatttcaatcgaggtttacaatcagatgggaacttgaagataaaaactttctcaaaatagacattacctgtttagatgacagtgtgaagtatcggattatggcgattaaaagaaatgaaaacttcataactTTCTCCAACAGCATGACTTTCAgtaagcctcgagggacggacttggttaTCGATTaagaattgataccaggcttctattggtcaaagtcaaatgtcccgaccccggggtcgctacgcacgatcaaaagcccgaccgggggatagtctcaggcatcaaatcccctccccttgcccgcactcccccccccccccccacgggatttacattgataggtgcattaaacTAGCCTGACAGACTCAATTTGAAGTCCGCAGGAAATTATAATAAATGATGCATGAAAAAGGACAAGCCGTACATAATGTTAACAGTGCAACCCGGTTAATTCGGAAACCAAAGGGACAAGCCATACTGTAGAAGAAAAACGGAGAGAGGGAGGCTCCCTCTCCccgtttttcctttgtcgggGGGAGGATGCGGCTACACGTCGGCTAGCCtagtgtccgtattatccgGGTGTCCGTATCAAGGGGGCTTCAGAAAAAAAGTTACGGACACAAGACTTATTATTTTACCGATAGAAAAGCGGGGTTGACGATGTATGAGAGTCCTTCCGTCTACGGAGTCCATCCATTTGTTCGTCTGACCTTCATTCCCCTAGTTCAGtctgtccgtccgtccgtccgtccgttcAGTCAATCAACACAAACTGCGTCTTAAAAAAGCTTGTGTAGGTGAAAAACTTATGAAGTTAATTGTTATTTAGGACGCTACATTGTTCGATAGGCTAACCAACATTTCGACATTACTGCCTTCTTCAGGGTGGCCAAACTCCCTCGTATCATTCACTTCATTTAATCCTACCCTTCACACAATTTATCTCTATCAGTATAGTAGTACAGTATCAAAACGGGCGAAAGGTCAATGTAAGCAAACAATTGTAAACGCTTTGAACATTTATTTCAtactatatttatttttattaaaaactgtatcattggataatgcaatccTAGAGCTCTGATTGACTTAGCCaccatggtatatgagccattataccatcctctccaaatatggtaactgtacgcgtctgctcaaaatcaaaaacaagctgaaaaacggttgtttttacaaataaagacgggaagaattctcgatattttgtgggcgtttttaataaaacaattattccactcgcgcttgttcaGTATGAGCTGGTTATAGCCAACGAGGTGCGTAACGCCTCGTTcgctatctaccatctcatatccaacgcgaaCTCGTGGAAAAATTTGTTAAATAAGCAACTTATATACACATACggaaagaagcaaggctgattttatagttgggaatatatatatttcgTGTTATCAATATTCGAAAATCTggtccttcttttttgtaacgTAGGTCCTTGCTTCCAAAATTGAATTTATATACCGTAACGGCAAAATCATTAACCTTAAAACCCTAATATCAATGTGCATATTCTCCACACTGTTCCGTATACATTTTCTACAGCACTGATAAGGGGAATTCGTTCAGCAATCAATACCTTTTGTAACTGGTGATCATTTCCCATAAACGCAGTGTTATTTGAGGGAGAAATCTGATGATGCATGTAGCTCTTAGGGGTTCGAAGGTTAATAAAGCGCTGCATTCGAACAAGAAGCAATTTTACTGATAAGTTTTTGCTAAGCAAGCACGAATTCTTTTTGATTGCCAAAGCCCTTTCGTCCACTTGCTACATAGTTCGCTTCTTGAAGTTTTTCTAGTAATTGTTCAACTTTATCGACGTGTGTCTCGCCCATATCATGCTCATCATGTTGGTATCTCTGTGGTGAGTGCAGGGTTCCCAGTCTTTGCACCTGAACAGCTCTTTTCCGGTCGTGTTGTTCCAAACTCTTTTTTGCAAACTGTaaactgagtttttgttttcttaagaaAGAACTGTCACTGACTAAGCGGGCTGGCATTGATACATTATAATCCTGTATCCGCACTTCACCAAAGTCCAGCAGGGAATCAGTTTTATGTAGCCTTTCCATTAGCGATTGGTAAATGGAGTTTCTCTTTGGCACCTGTCTCCTCGGGCTAACAATTAACTCTACTGGTGCAGAATCTTTGCTTTTGTTTAACGTTGTGTTCGCTTCTTGTAACTCCTATTAAAAGAAAGGAACCGGTCAAAACCACCTTTTTAAAACTAACCTGCTTGAGGCGGTACCCTCACCCCCTCCCTCGAGTACCCGCAAactctctattttccaattccccataatacactctgtttgccccccaaattttgcataaaccattgtttttaaatgctcgtgggagtattgcattttcccaagagcattttaagacaataagttatgcaaaatttggggggcagacagaatgtattatggggaattggaaaatagtcaataccTGCTTTCAGAACACCGGCCTAACCCCCTTTTTCAAGCACTCGACTTACTCTCACCCCCTCCCTTGATTACCAGTGAATACCCGCTTCCAGAACATCGGCCTAAAGGAAGCCGTATCCTTCCACCCTCCACCCGAACATCTGTGAAGATccccttttaaaaaattcgaCCGGGTGAGGCCGTACCCTTACCTTCTCCCTCCAGTACCCGCGAATACCCGATTCCAGAACACCGGCCTAAAGGAAACCGTGTCCTTTCATCCTCCACCCAAACATCTGTGAAGATccccttttaaaaaattcgaCCGGGTGAGGCCGTACCCTTACCTCCTCCCTCCAGTACCCGCGAATACCCGATTCCAGAACACCGGCCTAAAGGAAGCCGTGTCCTTCCATCCTGCCCCGAACATCTCTGAAGGCCCCCTTTTAAAGCGCTCGACTGCGTGAGGCCGTACCCTCAATCTCTCCCTCGACTATTCGCGAATACCCCCTTTTATAACAGTAGTGTGCGCTTCGTTGCAACCAGTTGATGAATTCAACTCTATACACTATGGAGGATCTGTTTAATCGAAAAAATTAAACAGTAGACAGTTCTTTGTTTGTAATGTATGACCACGTCTTAATGacgatcatgatgatgatgatgataatgatgatgatgatcactgTGCCTTTATATAGCGCAAATATCCACTAGCTTCCCGAGGCGCTTCACAAAAATTAACAGTaatcaaaattaatatattaCAGAGAGACTCTTGGAAAAAGTTTTAAGTTTCACGGAATTTTCTATATTTCAGAAAGAAAGAGTCTTCCAAAACGTCGGGGCACACACAGCGAAAGCCTCGTCTTCATCGGTGTTAGCTCAGGACCTCGGTTGTCAGAAATAGGGGGCTTAAACAACAACCACGGCGAAGGCTACGAAAAGGTCACTTAAAAAAGTGAATCTACGCTGCTTCAAACATTGTCGCGCTTatttcgtcaaatgttggcgactttttctggagttgaattctaaaggactgtatcaaagttcacgaaaagagaaataaagtcgttgtcttgtgtcaCGTcatccacaaaacgtgaaaataggccgtttcacgtggtagtcgtgcaacgacggcaaagaaatgtacatgaTGCACATGCagggttgttgttttgcaaatcCAACCCTATCGTTTTTTGCCGtactcgttgccgttgccgttggTTAAGCTCCCTGAAGTCTTGCCGGGGACATTTCGAGCGTTAAGTCCTTGCTGACTTCCCATGAGGCCATCAACAGCTTTGCGGACAATCTTAGAACAAAGCATATCAAAGAGTAGAGAATGGGGTGTTTGACATTTTTACTATAATCTGTTCTAGGGCAAGGACATCACTTTGAGCGACAAACTAACAATTTGGATGAAAATAAGCGATTAAACACGATGTTTGGACGACGACAgttatttgttttccagtgcaaCTTATTATAATTAGTTACTTTTAATGGAGTAAAGCCTGATTCTCATATGCCGCCGAAGTACCTACGACGTAGCCGCTGGTACTACCTGCGACACTACTCCGACAAATGAGGACATAACACCGCCGGAACAAGAAACCTCGAAGGTCTTTACCGCCGACCTGCCTGCGAAGTAGAACTCGAGTCAACTTCGCAGGGATGCCGTTGGTTAAGACTAACATGGCCTCTGCTGCCGGCGACTTCTGTTCTCATATCGGAACGGTATTGCAGGCTGTACCAGCAGGTCCGTCACTCTAAAGCTACGGTAAAACGGAcagcaacctgatttgttgcaaatAGGTTTGACTCGTGGGTGGAAACATGCGCATCATCGCTGCACAACTCGTTTCGCAGCAATATCGCCAAACGAGTTGCACtgttttgttgcccgtttttccgcaCCTTAAGAGGTTAAAGAGTAACAACCCTACCTTTACTTTGGACTTGCTTGAGGGTTCTTTTTCAGTATTTTCATCAGAATCTTGATAACGCCTTAGCCTTTTGTAATAAAAGGCATACTTTTCCTTCATTTGTTTATCTGTTCTTTGTTTCAACCTCTGAGACTGCAAGAATTATCAAAAATAACCATGAGAAAGTGAACTTCAGTACAGTtcaacaaaaatcaaaattaacacAGGGCATCTCTGTACTGACCTGTGTCTCAATATCCCACTGCAAGTTCTGTGACATCACATGTGAATTATGCAAGTCCTAAGTAATATTAATGTTTAAATATTGTACATTAAGGTTTCGTAATCATCACAAACTTTAATATTGTAATCAACATCATCAtgaccac from Porites lutea chromosome 6, jaPorLute2.1, whole genome shotgun sequence includes the following:
- the LOC140940995 gene encoding solute carrier family 49 member 4 homolog, translated to MRRDGQSFEERARLLRSEDRPYQSLGSVHHNKCKVYKRRWYILIVFSIVASLNNLIWNTWGPIQGAAQVVYGWDSTTITLLADWGPISFVVAVVPMCWLMDMKGLRIAVLVAVFCEFVGAGLRCIPLHDLTLQTWFIHCGQFITGIGGPIAMAAAPMVSAAWFPPEQRTTATAISSLACYSGTALSFLIGPFLVPDVLSYVNNTELSSATKEGEISFIELRKYFNQTERDYLKSKIMNLMYIELAITTATMICVIIHFPKKPKLPPSVTAAIGRLEFKVGAKSLLKNAQFWLLVFIYGIGTGVYGGWCSILDLNLSQFQISQKTAGWLGFGAVVAGSLSGISLSIFVDHFARYMKLTVIGLLTGATVSLIIFTLICAGILPYSKPLLYLTSILGGFFVNGTIPLFFELAVESTYPVAEGITSGFLTFSNNFLQIVFYIFPMIPNFGLRWINWCTFATTFLCIPLLMLWKQRRYRSNVDERPDTYVPAPHNRELNSEANYGSASTTANSGFHGSVSSPSIQASVDDVGITFMPSKAV